TCGTATCTTCGGTCGGAAATCCTGCGGACGGAAACGCTGTGGTGCTGCCGCTAGTAGTGAAGGACAAGGTGGCGGCACTCCTGTACGCGGACGTGGGGACCGAGGCAAACGGAACGATCGACCCTTCGGCCCTGCACGTATTGGTCCGCTCGACCGGACAATGGTTGGAGTTGCTCTCGCTGCGGAAGTCGGCGGGCGCCGGTGACGCCGGACCGGCGGAAGCACCGGAAGCGCCACCACCACCGGTGGCCGCACCGCCTCCGCCACCCGCTCCCAAGGCGCCGGCCAAGGAAGAGCCGGCGATCAGCGCGGGCGACCAAGAGCTGCACAAGAAGGCCAAGCGCAAAGCCAAGGTGCTGGTAGAGGAGATCAAGCTGTACAACCAATCCAAGGTGACCGAAGGCCGCAAGCACAAGGACCTGTACGATCGCCTGAAAGAAGACATTGAGAAGAGCCGCGCCGAGTACGACAAGCATTTCGGCAAGACGGCGGCGGCCGAGGCCAACTATTTCGTCAAAGAGCTGGTGCGGATTCTGGCCGAAAACGATGAATCCGCGCTGGGCAACAACTTCCCCGGGTAGTCTTCGATGGCTGTGCGCATTCTAGTCCTGGCGGCAATCCTGTTGACGATGGCACAGGGGGATCACGCTGCGCCCGTGGCATCTTCAGCGCAGACTGCCGCCCAAGTTCCCGCAGGACAAACAGGACGCGGAAAGAAGCCTGGCAGGCGCATACCTGCCGTGGCCCGCAAGCCGTTGCCGCCACGCGCGGAGGCGGCAGCACAAGCGTACAGTTCCAGCACCGAATTGCGGCCGCTGGCGGCTCAATTGCTGAACCGCCGCACCGTGGCCGCTTATGCGGCAGTGGAGGACTACGCCGCCGACCACGCCCGCCAACCGGCGGGAGCACTGGCCTGGTTCGTGGCGGGATACGCTCTGCTGATCGACGGGGAAAACCGGGCGGCGGCGAGCATGCTGGAAAAAGCTCAGCCGCAGGCGGGGGAATTGGGCGACTACGTGGACTACTTCCTGGCGTCGGCCTATGCGGGCTCGGGCCAGGCAGCACTGGCGGCCAAGACCCTGGAAGGCTTCGGCCGGCGATATCCGGACTCCTTGTTCAAGAGAGACGCTGCCCAACTGGAAGCGGAAACCTTGCGGGCGATCGGAAGGTCGCGCGACGCCATCGCGATTCTGGAAACCATCCGGGAACCTGCCAGCGCGCGAGTGGAGCTGGACCTGGGCCAGTCCTATGTGCAGGCCGGACGCTTTGCGGAGGGAGCAGAGTCGCTGCGCCGGGTGTACTACGGCTGGCCGGCCGAGCCGGAGGCCAAGACGGCGGAGCAAGAGTTGGAGGCGCTGGCCCGGGCACACAAGCTCGCAGCGCCCACACGGCAGCAGCGCAAGCAACGGGCAGACCTGCTGATGGAAGCGCGAAAGTACCGAGACGCTGTTCCGATTTATCGGGACCTTGCCGCGGAGGCGAAGAGCGCCGAGCGGGCTGCCGCGCAGCTCGATCTCGGAAGGGCACTCTTCAAGGCACGCAAATACGGCGACGCAAAAAAGGTGCTGACAGAACTGCAGGGGCTCGCGGGCGAGGCGAACGCCGAGCGGCTCTTTTACCTGACCGAGATCCGGTCGGATCCCGACACCTATCTGCGGTATCTGGGGGAACTACGCAGCACAGCATCGGACAGTCCATGGTTGCAGCGGGCCCTGCTTTCCGCAGGAAACCGGTACCTGCTGCAAAACAATCTGGATGCGGCCGCACGCTTCTACCAGGAAGGCTACCGCCGGGTTCCCGACGGCCCGCATGGGTCCTACATGTTGTGGAAGGCAGCATGGCTGAACTACCGCCTGGACCGGCTGGAGGATGCTGGTTCTGGTTTTGACGAGGTGATCCGGCGCTATCCGGATGCTTCGGAAGTCTCCGCTGCGTTGTATTGGCGTGGGCGGGTGCTGGAGAAGCAGAACGACCTGCCGCGGGCACGCACCTTCTACCAAAAGCTATCCGACCGCTATCGCTATTTCTACTACGCGGGGCTGGCGCGTGAGCGGCTGATGGAGATCGGCATTGACGGCGGAGCACCGGAAGGCGCGCTGCTCAAAAAGATTCCGAGCCGGGATCCGCCGTTGCGCCTGGGGCGCTCCGCCATGCCGGCGGAGGACATGCGCGCACAGAAGAGCCGCTTGCTGCAAAACGGCGCGCTGTACGATTTCGCCATTCGGGAGCTGCGCGCCGTGGCCGAGGAGGGATCGGACTGGGCAGCGGGTGAGATCGTGCGACTGTATCAGCTTACCGGCCGTCACTATCGCGCGCTGCAGGTGGCCAAAAGGTCTCTGCCGGGATACTTTTCACGCGAGATCAGCGACCTGCCGCGGAACGTGTGGGAAGCGCTGTTCCCGCGGCTGTATTGGGAAGAGATTCAGCAATTCGCGGAGGCCAACGAGCTCGACCCGTATCTGGTAGCGGCCATCATCCGCCAGGAATCGGAGTTCCGGCCGGACGCGGTGTCGCGCGCCCGCGCCATCGGGCTCATGCAGCTGCTGCCTTCCACCGGGCGCAAGGTGGCACGCGAACTCAAGCTCAGGCCGTACTCTACGGCGCGCCTGAAGGTTCCCAGCGTCAATGTCCAACTGGGGACGAGGTATTTCCGCGACCGGCTGGAAGAGTTCGGGCGGGTGGAGTACGCGCTGGCCAGCTACAACGCAGGACCGGACCGGGTGACGCAATGGCTGGCCAATGGGCCCTATCGCGACGTGCCCGAGTTCGTGGAGTCCATCCCCTTCACCGAGACGCGGGAGTACGTGCAGGCCATCCAGCGCAATGTGAGCGTGTACCGCAGGCTGTACGGGGATTCAGCAGTGATCTCAGGAAAGTAGAAGGGCTTCCGGCGTACCGGAAGCCCCGGCTGAAAAAGCAACTCTAATTGCCTGAGGAACCCATCGCACCCGAGGCTCCCTCCCACACGTCGATCGAAATGAGAAAAGCATTGCGATCGCTGTAGGAGAACTTGTGCCCGGCGACGTCGGCGCGATGTTCGATGGATTTGTAGAACTCGAAGCCCGTATTCTTCTGGGCCCCGAAGTAACTGACATTGTGGAGCACGACGCCCTTGGAGTCCGCGCCGGGTTCTCGTTTGAGTTTCATGTAGGCCATCTGGCCGCCGGCCAGCTTGGCTTCGGCGACGTCACCGGAGTGATGAATCTCGATCGGCGCCTCCTGAACCTTTAGCTCTCCCCACTCCAGTCCGTAGGTCTTGAGGATGATGGGAGCAAGAGCATCGCGCTGTTCCTTGCTGGTGGAAGGGTCAAAGCTGACGACAACCCAGGGAGCCTTCTGCTCTGTTCCCCACTTGTCGCCCAAGTCGCCGGTCAGCCAGTATTTGGCGTCAGCCAGGTTGACTTTGCCCGCATGCCCCTCCCGCACTTTGACCGCCATATTGAACTCGCAGTAGGGGTGTTGGGCGTGCTTGTTGAAATAACAAGGACAAAACAGATTGCAGCTACACGCTTCCACGTAGTCCGCTTTCATCCTCCAGGCGGGTTCTGCCGGGTTGGATGCCATCAACACAAGGCAGCAAACGCTCAGCAACCCTATCTGTCGGAAGCGATTCATTGCGTGCCTCCTTTCACGTTCATAGTAACCACCGCTTGTGGCAAGCCCGCGACCTGGTGGCGCGATCGTGGGTCGGTACGGCCGAAAACCCTCTTCGACAGACTCCTAGGGCCAGATGCCGCGCGTGCGGGTCGCTTCGGCCACGCGGTCGATAGCCAGGATGTAGGCCCCGGTGCGCATGTCCACGTTGAACTTGCGCGCCGTGTCGTACACGTCTTTGAAGGACCGCACCATCACCTTTTCCAGCTTGCGGTTGACGTCCTCCTCATCCCAGAAAAACTCCTGCAGGTCCTGGACCCATTCGAAGTAGCTGACGGTGACGCCGCCAGCGTTGGCCAGGATGTCGGGCAGGACGTTCGTGCCCTTCTTGTGCAGGATGGCATCCGCTCCCGGAGTGGTGGGACCGTTGGCAGCCTCGGCGATGATCTTAGCTTTCACTCGATCGGCATTGGCGAGGGTGATCTGGTTTTCGAGCGCGGCGGGCACCAGAATGTCGCAGTCGATCTCCAGGATGGCTTCGTTGCTGATGGGCTCGCTGCCGGGAAAGCCGGCGACCGATCCGGTCTGCAGCTTGTGAGCCAGCACGGCGCTCACGTCCAGGCCGAGGCGGCTGACGATGCCGCCGCCGGAATCGCTGACCGCAATCACGGTGCAGCCCGTGTCCGCGAGCAAGCGCGCCCCAATGCCGCCGGCATTGCCGAAACCCTGAATGGCGGCGGTGGCGCGCTTGATGTCGATGCCGAACGCTTCGCAGGCCGCTCGGATAACGAACACGCAACCGCGAGCGGTGGCCTCGTGACGGCCATGAGACCCGCCCAGGAACGTGGGCTTGCCGGTGACCACCGCCGGGGAGCACTGGCGCTGGGTCATGCTGTAGGTATCCATGATCCAGGCCATGACCTGGGCATCGGTATAGACATCGGGCGCGGGAATATCGCGGTCAGGACCGATGAGAGGGGAAATCTCGTAAGCGTAACGACGGGTGAGGCGCTCCAGCTCATCCTTGGACATTTTCTTTGGGTCACAAGCGATGCCGCCTTTGGCGCCGCCGAAAGGGATATTGACGGTGGCGCACTTCCAGGTCATCCAGGAGGCAAGCGCGGCCACTTCATCCCAGGTCACGTTGGGGTGATAGCGGATACCACCCTTGCAGGGACCGCGAGCGGCGCTGTGCTGGACCCGGAAACCATCGAAGACACGGATGCTGCCGTCATCCATCTTGACGGGCAGGGAGAGCGAAAGGGCCCGTGCGGGACGCCGCAGGACCTGCCGCAGTCCGGGATCGAGGTTGAGCCTTTCCGCGGCCGTATCGAATTGCCGCATGGCGATGTGTAGCGGGTTCAGGTCTTCCTGCACTACCAGGCGAGCGGGAGCAGCAGCCATGAGCATTACCTCTCCGAGATGGTTTAGGCGTCCTCCACGTCCATATCGAGGACGCGAACTTCAAAACCGCTCCGGGCCTCCGTGTGGGGGTGGCCGCAAGCGGGGCAGGGACAATCGGCGGCAGTAGCCTGGAAGTTTTCTCCGCAGCTCAGGCAATGGCGCAGGACGGGAAGGAGCTCAAGGACGAGGCGCGCGCCGTCCGCCACGGTGCCGCGAGAGACTTCGTCGAAGGTGAGCTGCAGGCGTTCGAAATCGAGAGCGCGGCGGCCGCCGATGGCCAGGCGCACCGATACCACACGGCGTACCGCGTTGCGGTAGGCCGCCTGGTCCACCAAGTCCACGACGTGGTTGGCTACCTCACGCTCATCCATAACAGCCCGGACATCCGTGGAGGGACCGGCAGAGCGGGTTGAAAAAAGCCAGCCCGGAACCGCTCACCGACGGTCACGGAGGGCACCAAGCATACACCCGGGGCGACTGCAGGCGTCAACCGAACCGGCAAGCTTGGCGATAGGGTGTCGAGGATCTAGGAGCGCCCGGCGGCGGGCTTCTCCTCGATGTGGGACTTGGAGAACAGGATGTGCCCCACCAGAAACATTGCGCCGATGACAATGGCGGAATCGGCGACGTTAAAGGCAGGCCAGTGGTAGGTTCCGATAAAGACGTCCAGATAGTCCACCACGTGGCCGTCGACGACGCGGTCCCAGAGGTTGCCCAGGGCACCGCCCAGAACCAAGGCCAGAGCCATGCCGGTGGCGGTGAGGGAGTGACTGTTCCGCCACAGCAGGCGCCAGACGACAGCCAGGGCGATGAAGGAGAAAAGAATCAGCGCCGAGGTCGCCCATTGCGAGGTGAGATCCGAGAAGAGCCCGAAGGCGGCGCCGCGGTTTTGCACGTGGGTCAACTGGAAGAAGCCCGGAATGACGGGAACGCTCTCATGCAACGGGATGTTGCGGAGGACCAGCCACTTGGTGGCCTGGTCAGCCAGAAACACACCCAGGGCCACCAGGAAGTGGTAACGGCGCATCGCATGCGGTGGCATGGGTGGATTATCCGGTCCCCGTCGAGCGCAGACTCTCCTCCACCGGCGGGACACAGCGCTCGCAAAGGGTAGGATAGTCGGAACTGCTACCGACCTCGGTGGAGTAATTCCAGCACCGATCGCACTTGTGCCCGTCGGCGCGGCGCACCTCGACAGTGAGCGGGGCGGAGCCGTTCTCCGCAAGCGCGGGAACCAGGGTCACGGCGGAAGTGATGAAAAGGGCGCGCAAGTCGTCGCGATAACGCTCCAGCACGGGATGGACACTTTCGGGAGCGGAGAGTTGCACATGCGCTTCCAGGCTGCTGCCGATGGTCTTGGCGTTGCGCGCACTCTCCAGGGCCTTGAGCACTTCCTGGCGTACAGCCAGCAGCGTTTCCCAGTCGGCGCGGAAGGCCTCGAATCCGGCGGTGGTGTCGGTCCCGGTGATCTCCTGGGCAGCAGGGAAGAGCGCCAGGTGGGCGCTCTGGGGCCGGTTCTCCAGCTTGGGGAGGTACTGCCAGATCTCGTCGGCGGTGAAGCTCATCACGGGAGCGAGCAGGCGGACGAGCGCTTCACCGATGCGCCAGATGGCGGTCTGCGCGGAACGGCGCGCCATGGAATTAGGCGCGAAGGTGTAGAGCCGGTCCTTCAGCACGTCGAAGTAAAAGGCGCTGAGGTCGACGATGCAGAAATCGTGCATCTGGTGATAGGCGCGGTGAAACACCATCTCGTGGTACCAGCGGCGGACACTCTCGGCGAGGTCGGAGGTGCGCAGCAGCAGGTAGCGGTCAATGGCTTCCATTTCCGCGAAAGGAACGGCGTGACTCGCCGGATCGAAGCCGTTCAGGTTCCCCAGGACGAAGCGAAACGTATTGCGGATCTTGCGGTAGCTTTCGGCCACGCGCTGCATGAGCTCTTCGGAGCCCCGCACGTCCTCGCGGAAATCCACCGAGGCCACCCACAGGCGGACGATCTCGCCGCCCAGACGGTCGGCGATGTCCACCGGATCGACGACGTTGCCCAAGGACTTGGACATGGCGCGACCCTGCGGGTCGAGCGTCCAGCCGTGCGTGGCCACGCTGCGATACGGGGCCTGGAGGCGGGTGCCGACGGCGCAGAGCAGGGAGGAATGAAACCATCCGCGGTAC
The DNA window shown above is from Terriglobales bacterium and carries:
- a CDS encoding DUF1326 domain-containing protein; translated protein: MNRFRQIGLLSVCCLVLMASNPAEPAWRMKADYVEACSCNLFCPCYFNKHAQHPYCEFNMAVKVREGHAGKVNLADAKYWLTGDLGDKWGTEQKAPWVVVSFDPSTSKEQRDALAPIILKTYGLEWGELKVQEAPIEIHHSGDVAEAKLAGGQMAYMKLKREPGADSKGVVLHNVSYFGAQKNTGFEFYKSIEHRADVAGHKFSYSDRNAFLISIDVWEGASGAMGSSGN
- a CDS encoding Glu/Leu/Phe/Val dehydrogenase; translated protein: MAAAPARLVVQEDLNPLHIAMRQFDTAAERLNLDPGLRQVLRRPARALSLSLPVKMDDGSIRVFDGFRVQHSAARGPCKGGIRYHPNVTWDEVAALASWMTWKCATVNIPFGGAKGGIACDPKKMSKDELERLTRRYAYEISPLIGPDRDIPAPDVYTDAQVMAWIMDTYSMTQRQCSPAVVTGKPTFLGGSHGRHEATARGCVFVIRAACEAFGIDIKRATAAIQGFGNAGGIGARLLADTGCTVIAVSDSGGGIVSRLGLDVSAVLAHKLQTGSVAGFPGSEPISNEAILEIDCDILVPAALENQITLANADRVKAKIIAEAANGPTTPGADAILHKKGTNVLPDILANAGGVTVSYFEWVQDLQEFFWDEEDVNRKLEKVMVRSFKDVYDTARKFNVDMRTGAYILAIDRVAEATRTRGIWP
- the lspA gene encoding signal peptidase II; the protein is MPPHAMRRYHFLVALGVFLADQATKWLVLRNIPLHESVPVIPGFFQLTHVQNRGAAFGLFSDLTSQWATSALILFSFIALAVVWRLLWRNSHSLTATGMALALVLGGALGNLWDRVVDGHVVDYLDVFIGTYHWPAFNVADSAIVIGAMFLVGHILFSKSHIEEKPAAGRS
- a CDS encoding hydrogenase maturation nickel metallochaperone HypA, which encodes MDEREVANHVVDLVDQAAYRNAVRRVVSVRLAIGGRRALDFERLQLTFDEVSRGTVADGARLVLELLPVLRHCLSCGENFQATAADCPCPACGHPHTEARSGFEVRVLDMDVEDA
- a CDS encoding transglycosylase SLT domain-containing protein is translated as MARKPLPPRAEAAAQAYSSSTELRPLAAQLLNRRTVAAYAAVEDYAADHARQPAGALAWFVAGYALLIDGENRAAASMLEKAQPQAGELGDYVDYFLASAYAGSGQAALAAKTLEGFGRRYPDSLFKRDAAQLEAETLRAIGRSRDAIAILETIREPASARVELDLGQSYVQAGRFAEGAESLRRVYYGWPAEPEAKTAEQELEALARAHKLAAPTRQQRKQRADLLMEARKYRDAVPIYRDLAAEAKSAERAAAQLDLGRALFKARKYGDAKKVLTELQGLAGEANAERLFYLTEIRSDPDTYLRYLGELRSTASDSPWLQRALLSAGNRYLLQNNLDAAARFYQEGYRRVPDGPHGSYMLWKAAWLNYRLDRLEDAGSGFDEVIRRYPDASEVSAALYWRGRVLEKQNDLPRARTFYQKLSDRYRYFYYAGLARERLMEIGIDGGAPEGALLKKIPSRDPPLRLGRSAMPAEDMRAQKSRLLQNGALYDFAIRELRAVAEEGSDWAAGEIVRLYQLTGRHYRALQVAKRSLPGYFSREISDLPRNVWEALFPRLYWEEIQQFAEANELDPYLVAAIIRQESEFRPDAVSRARAIGLMQLLPSTGRKVARELKLRPYSTARLKVPSVNVQLGTRYFRDRLEEFGRVEYALASYNAGPDRVTQWLANGPYRDVPEFVESIPFTETREYVQAIQRNVSVYRRLYGDSAVISGK